CGGCAGATTTCCCGTCTGGCGCAAAAACGCTGACACGAACGGTCGCGAAGGGCTGGGTGTTGCGCCAAGTTCTGGCGCCATGACTAAGGAGGAGGCCTACAAGGTCCTTGGTCTTGAAGCGGGGGCCGCCGCGGCGGATGTCCGCAAGGCGCACCGCCGCCTGATGCAGCGCCTGCACCCCGATATCGGCGGCACGTCTTTCCTGGCGGCGCGGATTAACGAAGCCAAGGACGTCTTGCTCTCCAATCACAACTAGTCTCCTTCAACGCAGAACTTTTTCCGGGAGATGACTTCCACGCCGCCCTATTGCTGGACGGCGTAGCACTCGATTTTCTTCTTCTTCAAAGCGGTGCAGGCTTTCCACGCGGCATCCTTCGACCCGAAGCCGCCGAACCGTGCGCGGTAATAGGTCGTGCCGTCCTTCTCGAAGGCAGCGGTGAAACCCGAAGCGTTGGCGAGCACCGAAGGCGCCTGCTTGGTTGTCTTGTCGAGGAAGGCCTGTGCCTCGGACTGCTTCGGCGAGGAAGCGACCTGGATGGCCCAGCCCGACGGCACCGACGCGGTGTTGACCGGATCGACAGCGGGAGTGGGTTCAGAAGCATAGGCAGCCACAACCTGCGCCGTCGCGACCTTTGGCGCCGAGACGATGACTGTCTTCACTTTCTTGGTGGGAACAACCTGTTTGGTTTCTTCGACCGCGGCATTATCGTCGGCGTTGTCATCATTCTGAGCAACTGTCGCGTCGTCGGCTACGGCGTCGGCCGCATCGGCGCTAGCCACTGCCATAGGCTTGTCGTCGGGCGTTGGCGCATCGTGCTTGGGCAGGAGCACCTTTGCCAAGGCCTTGATCGGATTGTCGCCGGTGGCCTTGGCGACCAGCATGCCGTCGCCGCGCGTCGATGCTCTCGGCAGGTAGGTGGTGATCAGATGCGCCATCTCGTTGTCGCGGCTACCGCCCGATGTTCCCCCCATGACCACGGCCACGATGCGGCGATCGCCATCGGCAACAGAGGAGACAAGATTGAAGCCGGATGCCCGTGTATAGCCGGTCTTGATGCCGTCGACGCCCTTGATGCGTCCCAGCAGGCGGTTATGGCCGTTGATGCGCTGGCGTCCGTAGAGAAAGGATCGCTGCGAGAAATAGCTGTAATATTGGGGGAAATGCTCCCTGAGCGCGATGCCGAGCGTGGCCATGTCGCGCGCGGTGGTGAACTGACCCGGATCGGGCAAGCCGTTGGCATTGCGGAAGACCGTGCCGTTCATGCCAAGCTGCCGGGCCTTGGCGGTCATCATGCGGGCGAAAGTGGTTTCGTTGCCGCCGAGCATTTCGCCCAGCGCGGTCGCCGAGTCGTTGGCCGACTTGGTGACCATCGAGAGGATCGCGGTTTCGACCGTGACCGAACCGCCGGGCTTCACACCGAGTTTCGTCGGCGCTTCGCCGGACGCCTTGGCCGAAAAAACGACTGGCGAGTTCTTGCCGACCTTGCCCTTCGCCAGGGCTTCAAACGTCAGGTAAAGCGTCATCATCTTGGTGAGCGAGGCGGGATAACGCCGCCCGTCGGCGTCCGCCGAATACAGCACCTTGCCGGTCTTGGCGTCGACAACGATGGCCGCTGACCTAGCCGCCAGGGACGACGTGGCATCCGCAACAACGAATGATATCGCCAGGGCGACGACCATGATCGTTTTGAAGGAGGACGCGGATTTGGAGAAGATGCCCGACAACGCCTGACGCACTGGTAGTTCCCTTGAATTTTTCGTTGCATTGGAGGCGGCAAAGGGTCCTGCCTCGCTTCAGGTCAAACTACGCGGGCAGCGTTACCAATCCGTTTATGGTAACCGCCGCGTTCACCATTTTCTTCGGGCTTGAACCTCTCTTTATTCGAATCTTAGGCATTGCCGGGCGGACCAGAGGCTCTGCTCCGTTGGAATGTTGACTTTTTGTGCGATGCACAATATATTAAGTGCATTGCACAAAGCAGCCCGATCAGGGCGCATCTCAGGCAACCGTCAAGGGAATCAGGAAATGACCCAGACCTACGAAGATTTCAGCAAATACGGCAAAGAGTTCGCCGACACCGGACTGAAGAGCTTCGCTTCGCTTTCCAAGGGTGCGCAGGCCATCGCCACCGAGGCCGGCGAATACACCAAGAAGAGCTTCGAAGCCGGCAGCGCAGTTGTCGAGAAGATTCTTTCCGCCAAGTCGCTGGACAAGGCGATCGAAATCCAGTCCGACTACGCCAAGCAGTCCTACGAGGCGTTCGTCGCCGAGGCCACCAAGATCGGCGACCTCTACGCCGAACTCGCCAAGGAAGCCTACAAGCCCTTCGAATCGATCGTCGCCAAGGCGAAGTAAATTCCTTCAGCAATGTGACATCGGCCTATTCCGGCCTGAATACGAACCCGGTCGCCATCGCGCGGCCGGGTTTTTTCATGTCAATTTCACGCCGGGGGCTCATCTCCCCTTCACGATTGCGAAAATCGGCCAAGTTTGGCCACCTAGCCATATTGTCAGCTAAACAGAAGGGCTTAAAATCGTTCATCGAACACCTACATGTCGATCTCGCATGGGGATTCGAAAGAGGCAGGAATACGTGACGATTGGTTTGACTGCCACGAGACATGTGGCGCGTATGCAGAACGGCAGCGGCGACGGCAATGAAGCCGGGCGTGGCACCGCCGTCATCACGCGCACCAAAACCAAGACCAAGAAGCCTAGCCTTTATCGGGTCCTCATCCTCAACGACGACTACACGCCCATGGAATTCGTGGTTCACGTGCTGGAGCGTTTTTTCCAGAAGGACCGCGAAGCCGCCACACGCATCATGCTTCATGTCCACAATCATGGAGTGGGCGAGTGCGGGGTCTATACATTCGAGGTGGCCGAGACCAAAGTGTCCCAGGTCATGGATTTCGCCCGACAGAATCAGCATCCGCTGCAATGCGTGATGGAGAAGAAGTGAGGTAACATGCCGGCTTTCTCCCAAGGCCTGGAAAAGGCGCTTCACCAAGCGCTGACGCTCGCCAATGAGCGGCACCATGAATACGCAACCCTGGAGCATCTGCTGCTCGCGCTCATCGACGACACCGAGGCGGCCGCCGTCATGCGTGCCTGCAACGTCGATCTCGATGAACTCAAGCACACTGTTCTGACCTATATCGATACCGAACTGGACAACCTGGTCACCGGTTACGACGAGGATTCCAAGCCGACCGCCGGTTTCCAGCGCGTCATCCAGCGCGCGGTGATCCACGTGCAGTCATCCGGCCGCGAGGAAGTGTCCGGCGCCAACGTGCTCGTAGCGATCTTCGCCGAGCGCGAGAGCCATGCCGCCTATTTCCTGCAGGAACAGCAGATGACCCGCTACGACGCGGTCAACTACATCTCGCATGGCATCGCCAAGCGCCCCGGCGCGTCGGAGACACGCTCGCCGCGTGGTGCCGATGACGAGCAGGGCGGCCA
The nucleotide sequence above comes from Mesorhizobium shangrilense. Encoded proteins:
- a CDS encoding phasin family protein, giving the protein MTQTYEDFSKYGKEFADTGLKSFASLSKGAQAIATEAGEYTKKSFEAGSAVVEKILSAKSLDKAIEIQSDYAKQSYEAFVAEATKIGDLYAELAKEAYKPFESIVAKAK
- a CDS encoding D-alanyl-D-alanine carboxypeptidase, whose amino-acid sequence is MRQALSGIFSKSASSFKTIMVVALAISFVVADATSSLAARSAAIVVDAKTGKVLYSADADGRRYPASLTKMMTLYLTFEALAKGKVGKNSPVVFSAKASGEAPTKLGVKPGGSVTVETAILSMVTKSANDSATALGEMLGGNETTFARMMTAKARQLGMNGTVFRNANGLPDPGQFTTARDMATLGIALREHFPQYYSYFSQRSFLYGRQRINGHNRLLGRIKGVDGIKTGYTRASGFNLVSSVADGDRRIVAVVMGGTSGGSRDNEMAHLITTYLPRASTRGDGMLVAKATGDNPIKALAKVLLPKHDAPTPDDKPMAVASADAADAVADDATVAQNDDNADDNAAVEETKQVVPTKKVKTVIVSAPKVATAQVVAAYASEPTPAVDPVNTASVPSGWAIQVASSPKQSEAQAFLDKTTKQAPSVLANASGFTAAFEKDGTTYYRARFGGFGSKDAAWKACTALKKKKIECYAVQQ
- the clpS gene encoding ATP-dependent Clp protease adapter ClpS, which translates into the protein MQNGSGDGNEAGRGTAVITRTKTKTKKPSLYRVLILNDDYTPMEFVVHVLERFFQKDREAATRIMLHVHNHGVGECGVYTFEVAETKVSQVMDFARQNQHPLQCVMEKK